Proteins encoded by one window of Cannabis sativa cultivar Pink pepper isolate KNU-18-1 chromosome 4, ASM2916894v1, whole genome shotgun sequence:
- the LOC133037010 gene encoding uncharacterized protein LOC133037010, with translation MSATLATYHGGDGDGRDPPDPSRVPSSCEAVPPPVRKGRGVAANANLEKKRREAGKPLPVEVDLETGKVVGTEASNYVRFLGQQVSMLCPGGHLNFSDVPQQYKDQVLNRIRYYFDIDGNPHRDLLMGTLYSVMAERYSERKTLRHKHFKQHYKKPEDWDTVLKFPPDYLNTETWKPVCELFVSEAFLNRSTKNKSNRQLMKYPTTQGTKSLASIRHGMGGPPGEHVVEAWKEIHVKKPSGNFVNELAAKDYEELIKELDRKRLERQSQSDAGSNPNRCGYRFDVMETVLGQRSDYQRGVGKRLKGKGKKPIPQTQSTVPPQPTTEMMSTMADIFSPMRATWG, from the exons ATGTCAGCTACGTTAGCGACATACCACGGTGGGGATGGTGATGGCAGGGATCCCCCTGATCCTTCTAGGGTACCGTCGTCTTGCGAAGcag TTCCACCTCCGGTCAGAAAGGGTCGTGGGGTTGCCGCAAACGCTAATCtcgaaaaaaaaaggagagaagcTGGTAAGCCCTTACCGGTGGAGGTAGATCTTGAAACCGGCAAAGTAGTTGGCACTGAAGCCAGCAATTATGTTCGATTTCTTGGCCAACAAGTGAGCATGTTGTGCCCGGGTGGTCATCTAAATTTTTCCGATGTACCCCAACAATACAAGGATCAAGTGCTCAATCGAATCaga tACTACTTTGATATCGATGGGAATCCCCACCGAGACCTACTTATGGGGACTTTATATTCGGTGATGGCGGAGCGGTATAGTGAGCGAAAGACGCTCAGACACAAGCATTTCaaacaacattacaaaaaaccagaagattgggacacagttctcaaattcccccctgactacttgaataccgagacttggaaaccggtttgcgaattgttcgttagcgaggcatttttgaatcgttcaactaaaaataaatcgaatcggcaactaatgaaatatccaacaacGCAAGGCACAAAATCGTTGGCGTCCATACGCCACGGAATG GGGGGTCCTCCTGGAGAGCATGTAGTTGAAGCATGGAAGGAGATCCATGTGAAAAAACCGTCTGGAAATTTCGTTAATGAATTAGCTGCAAAAGATTAT gAGGAACTGATCAAGGAGCTTGATAGGAAGCGACTTGAACGACAATCCCAGAGCGATGCGGGATCGAATCCGAATCGATGCGGTTATCGGTTTGACGTAATGGAAACAGTTCTAGGCCAAAGATCTGACTATCAAAGAGGCGTGGGTAAAAGGCTCAAGGGCAAAGGAAAGAAACCAATCCCTCAAACTCAATCAACGGTGCCTCCCCAACCAACTACTGAAATGATGAGCACCATGGCAGATATATTCTCGCCTATGCGTGCCACTTGGGGGTAA
- the LOC133037011 gene encoding uncharacterized protein LOC133037011, translated as MASEHKDCDGRIRCPCVRCINSRFEKIDRVRAHVFDRGFMQGYDKWIYHGEPEDAVVDVAVADVESEDEMIPILEDFFPSTTEEPQGEDEQPTTNPQFDDLFEEIEAQLYPGCDWISSLNFLAKLLHLKVRGKIPNNIFEELLKLLKFAFPKENNIPSTYYEAKKRLKKLGLGYDNIDVCLYNCCLFYKENASKEACPVCGTSRWVTSENGKRKKVPCKVMRYFPLTPRLKRLYSSRITAKSMIWHHTGKSKDDGVLRHPVDGLAWKDFDVKHPEFARDPRNVRLGLAADGFNTFGNMSLAYSMWPVVLANYNLPPWLCMKDNYFLLSTLIPGAKSPGKDMDIFLRPLVDELKELWNNGVATRDSSTNSMFTMCAALLGTVNDFPARSSLSGWSGQGYKACPTCNEDTTSIRVIGKTSYVGHRRFLPSNHAMRRDTRFDGKAERRPPPRRFTCEEILSQVNALEPQIPGHHENFGGVKRRRVAENCNWRKKSIFYELEYWSTNILKHNIDVMHVEKNVCDSLLGTILDNDKSKNTTNARHDLKKMGIRESLWIYEDANGRLMKPHAPYVLTRDKRQLFCQFVKGIKFPDGFCSNLKSKVSPDESNIIGLKSHDCHVIMQRVLAVGVRKFLPRDTATTITQLSFFDIMIHLVLHLPEEAILGGPVFMRWMYPFERYMKKLKNYVGNKARPEGSIAEGYVADEAVTFCSMYFKGCETRFNRLDRNEDAPSVCRYLSVFNSQSRPLTSGLIKALDHTSREKAEWYILQNSPEIQAYLDEHLDKIKHENPNGNHDALHRQTFRPWFHKKIYELHKLGTLQNGDELLALASGSDYLATFYEGCVVNGVRFIASKRDQKRKTQNSGVTVAGTEGFNYYGTLEDVITISYTGAFTVSLFECKWYNTNPLRKKTITENNITSINTRGHWYQDEPYILANQAKQVFYLEDPLRGRDWKVVEDISHRQIWDITDNEDETDVDVVSDSNSANFVLTVDLGELIMQSNEPPVIVESSDQLVDSEIENNELDENYVAEEVDDLLVEHVEDENVNLVNDGNDSDSSV; from the exons ATGGCATCAGAACATAAGGATTGTGATGGACGAATACGATGTCCTTGTGTGAGATGTATAAATagtaggtttgaaaaaatagataggGTTAGAGCACACGTATTTGATCGAGGTTTTATGCAAGGATATGATAAGTGGATTTATCACGGGGAGCCTGAGGATGCCGTCGTTGATGTAGCAGTTGCTGATGTTGAATCAGAGGATGAAATGATTCCTATTTTAGAAGACTTCTTTCCTTCGACAACTGAGGAACCACAAGGAGAAGATGAACAACCAACCACAAACCCACAATTTGATGACTTATTTGAGGAAATTGAAGCTCAATTGTATCCCGGTTGTGATTGGATTTCATCTCTTAACTTTTTAGCAAAGCTATTGCATTTAAAAGTTAGGGGAAAAATTCCTAATAACATCTTTGAAGAATTATTGAAGCTTTTAAAGTTTGCGTTTCCGaaggaaaataatattccaTCAACTTACTACGAGGCAAAAAAGAGATTGAAGAAATTAGGCTTGGGTTATGATAATATCGATGTCTGTTTGTATAATTGCTGCTTATTTTATAAGGAGAATGCATCCAAGGAGGCTTGTCCAGTTTGCGGAACTAGTCGTTGGGTTACTTCCGAAAacgggaaaagaaaaaaagttccTTGCAAAGTCATGCGATACTTTCCGTTGACACCTCGACTTAAAAGATTATATAGTTCGAGGATTACAGCGAAAAGCATGATATGGCATCATACtggaaaatcaaaagatgatggGGTGTTGCGACACCCGGTCGATGGTTTAGCTTGGAAAGACTTTGATGTAAAACATCCTGAGTTTGCAAGGGACCCAAGAAATGTTCGACTTGGGTTAGCTGCGGATGGATTTAATAcatttggcaacatgagtcTTGCATACAGCATGTGGCCAGTGGTGTTGGCTAACTATAATCTACCACCTTGGTTATGCAtgaaagataattattttttgctcTCTACCCTAATTCCtggtgcaaaatctccaggtaaagacatggatatatttttaagaCCTTTGGTGGATGAATTAAAGGAGTTGTGGAATAATGGGGTAGCAACAAGAGATAGTTCGACCAACTCGATGTTCACCATGTGTGCTGCGCTTTTGGGGACAGTGAATGATTTTCCTGCTCGTAGTAGCTTGTCTGGGTGGAGTGGTCAAGGTTATAAAGCTTGCCCTACTTGTAATGAAGACACGACGTCCATTCGAGTGATCGGGAAGACATCATATGTTGGTCATCGAAGGTTCTTGCCAAGTAACCATGCAATGAGAAGGGATACTCGATTTGATGGTAAAGCTGAAAGAAGACCTCCTCCAAGACGATTTACTTGTGAAGAAATATTATCACAAGTTAATGCTCTCGAACCCCAAATTCCCGGACATCATGAAAATTTTGGGGGCGTGAAACGTAGAAGAGTTGCAGAAAATTGTAATTGgaggaaaaaaagtattttctacGAGTTGGAGTATTGGAGCACGAATATTTTAAAACACAACATTGATGTCATGCATGTTGAGAAGAATGTGTGTGATAGTCTCCTAGGAACCATCTTGGATAatgataaatcaaagaacacaaccAATGCGCGCCATGATTTAAAGAAGATGGGTATTAGGGAATCGTTGTGGATTTATGAAGATGCGAATGGGAGGCTAATGAAACCGCATGCTCCTTATGTTTTGACTCGTGATAAAAGACAACTTTTTTGTCAGTTTGTTAAAGGAATAAAGTTTCCCGATGGCTTCTGTTCAAATTTAAAGAGCAAAGTTTCTCCAGATGAGTCTAACATTATTGGGTTAAAATCCCACGATTGTCATGTCATTATGCAGCGAGTACTAGCGGTTGGTGTCCGTAAATTTCTACCTCGTGACACTGCAACAACTATTACTCagttgt ctttttttgacataatgatACACTTGGTATTGCATTTGCCTGAAGAAGCGATATTGGGTGGCCCGGTCTTTATGAGATGGATGTATCCTTTTGAAAGgtacatgaaaaaattgaagaattatGTGGGAAATAAGGCACGTCCTGAAGGGTCAATTGCAGAAGGTTATGTTGCTGATGAGGCAGTAACCTTTTGTTCAATGTACTTTAAAGGGTGTGAAACAAGATTTAATCGGCTTGATCGAAATGAAGATGCGCCTTCTGTTTGTCGCTATCTCTCAGTTTTTaattctcaatctcgtcctttAACTAGCGGACTTATCAAGGCTCTTGATCATACCAGTCGTGAAAAAGCTGAGTGGTACATTCTTCAAAATTCTCCTGAAATCCAAGCTTACTTAGA TGAACATTTGGACAAGATCAAGCATGAAAATCCTAATGGTAATCACGATGCCTTGCATAGGCAAACTTTCCGTCCGTGGTTTCACAAGAAG ataTATGAGCTGCACAAGCTTGGAACTTTACAAAATGGTGATGAGTTACTCGCTCTCGCTTCCGGGTCTGATTACTTAGCAACATTTTACGAAGGTTGTGTAGTGAATGGTGTTCGGTTTATTGCATCAAAGCGAGACCAAAAGCGGAAGACACAAAATAGTGGTGTTACTGTTGCTGGAACAGAAGGGTTTAATTATTACGGCACACTTGAAGATGTAATCACTATATCTTATACTGGTGCATTTACAGTGTCATTGTTTGAATGTAAATGGTATAACACTAATCCATTAAGAAAGAAGACAATCActgaaaataatataactagTATAAATACTCGTGGACATTGGTATCAAGATGAACCGTACATCCTTGCCAACCAGGCAAAGCAAGTTTTCTATCTTGAAGATCCACTCAGAGGTCGCGATTGGAAGGTTGTTGAAGATATTAGCCATCGACAAATTTGGGACATTACTGACAACGAAGATGAGACTGATGTAGATGTTGTTAGTGATTCTAACTCTGCCAATTTTGTGTTGACAGTTGATCTTGGAGAGTTGATTATGCAATCGAATGAACCTCCAGTAATTGTTGAATCGTCCGATCAGTTAGTGGATTCTGAGATAGAGAATAATGAACTGGATGAGAATTATGTTGCTGAAGAAGTAGATGATTTACTAGTTGAACATGTAGAGGATGAAAATGTAAACTTAGTGAATGATGGAAATGATAGTGATTCTTCAGtgtaa